Genomic segment of Bemisia tabaci chromosome 9, PGI_BMITA_v3:
ACACTTAACATTTATTTGCAATCCGTACGATCTCTTATACAGCATGATTGCATCGGATAAATTGCATTTTACTCTAACACAAGACACTGCAGACGCTAATCGCGTAGATTTAGCATGATAATATAGACCGGTGGTTACATTGGTGCTTAAACTGATTAAACTTTGTACAAAGATATTTACAGACGTATATTACACACTTAAGGGGCCGTTAATAAAATACGTAACACTCTAAGGGGAAGGATGGATCGAGAAGAGCGTTACATACTTTTACTCTTACGTGTAAAAGGATCGAGACGAAGGTCAAAAGAGCGTTACAAGAACGGAGGGCAGGGCGGAAAGATCTAAAATTATTTAACGTAACGTATTTTTTAACCGGCctaagtagagtacctttatagggataGTACGGACATGTTGGTAATCCTGAGGTTAGGTAATGGAGTTCTTAGGGCTCAAAAGGGCAgacaacctatgaattcaaattatccacagtgatttattattacaattgttacgatccGTCATTATTTAAGCACGCACTTGACTTAGTTTTGGCATAAATTTacccatttgaacgtattttatgccaaaaggaactatgtcttaCGCAAaatctatgcacatagttccttttagcataagtacgtccatttttgtggaagaacgctcatttatgaacattcttggccattttggtttgataCTATAGATCGGtggtgacatttttcgtttgcaaaggttggctgctcttttgggcccttAGAGCTCCATAATTTAACATGTTCGGACTCTCCCTACATAGTTACTCTACCCGTAAATACCCATAGGAACACGCAAAACTAGCTGAATTTCGCAGAGAATTGGTGGTTCTTCGTTAGAAAAACGTTTTGCTTGCCGGCTTCGCGAGGATAAACAAGCACCCGCAATGCGGTATTATCAACATAGCCTAAAATCGTCTCAACAAGCTCATACGGTAGATTGGCGAAGTAACTAAACGAAGAGTAACATGTATCGATACTCTCTTTGAGTAACTCGTTTCTGACCATACCCTTCTCAAACTGGTACCGCAGCATACCCCCGTAGATCGGGAACCTCTCTTGGACGTAATTGGAGGTTAGGATCCGGGCGATCCTGTCATTGGCGGCCAGGAGCGCCAACCGGTTGAGATCCGTCGTCAGGACGTCAAAGTACGTGGCGCCGGAGTCGCCGACGCACTCTCGGCGCATGTCCGCCAGTTCGTTCTCGCACTTCCGCCGGAAGTCGGTGACCATTTCCGGGTCGTGGAAGAGGACCATGACGAGCTGCTGGCGGTAGAATCCGGCCACCTTCATCTTGATGGCGTGCTGGATGAGGACCTCGGTGGTGCTGGTGCCCCGCTCGTTGAACATGCGGCCCATGATGCAGTTGCTGATGAGGTGGACGTGGGGGAAGTGGACTGTGCACCTGTTCAGGTTCTCGAAGAGGGCCCGCACGTGGTTCTCCGGGACTATTCGCATGTCCGTTGAGCCGTATTCCAAAATTATCTGCAATCAGAAATGCATCATATGTATAAGAAAAAACACTAGgaaatggcccgaactgtatgtaaaaATGTGGGGAAatgatgctgggtccacacaCAGGGACGGATTTACCTTTCTAGCGCTCCCATAGGCAAATCTCACAGTCGCGCCCCTCGTAGAACGGACGACCGCGtggggggtcgggggggggggcatttccCAGCCAAGGGGGGGCCGGGGGTCCTCCCCGCAAATTTTTTGCAATCGGGTATTTG
This window contains:
- the LOC109034722 gene encoding uncharacterized protein, producing MEIDQFEECAKSALVCAIHEGKLSDVQGLLPLANLSKQEEFYCLFNSLFYDHDDITSLFLRNGFEFVNPERRSCPSVFRLTVFNPNIELIDMLLKNPPQNDENIDEPQISPLLLLAFRGGANKRFVSFFESLLCKPDADLGYLLDSPLLPPSFPAGRQPALTLGTFLEYSSAVMRLSDFSSLLYLAFSRGNERIVKLLLSRIVADDLVDLLETILTESAFDEWRPELFRIILEYGSTDMRIVPENHVRALFENLNRCTVHFPHVHLISNCIMGRMFNERGTSTTEVLIQHAIKMKVAGFYRQQLVMVLFHDPEMVTDFRRKCENELADMRRECVGDSGATYFDVLTTDLNRLALLAANDRIARILTSNYVQERFPIYGGMLRYQFEKGMVRNELLKESIDTCYSSFSYFANLPYELVETILGYVDNTALRVLVYPREAGKQNVFLTKNHQFSAKFS